In a single window of the Limnochorda sp. L945t genome:
- a CDS encoding DUF6504 family protein, with amino-acid sequence MSRRVDAPVRVFFPARAKETPGPGCSRITAIGWRGRTLAVRECLDEWRETGRWWAGEGEKHFVRVVTDLGIYELGYEFATGEWRVYRIFD; translated from the coding sequence TTGAGCCGCCGGGTCGACGCGCCGGTCCGGGTCTTCTTCCCGGCGCGAGCGAAGGAGACCCCAGGGCCCGGGTGCTCGCGGATCACGGCCATCGGGTGGCGCGGGCGGACGCTGGCCGTGCGCGAGTGCCTGGACGAGTGGAGGGAGACAGGGCGCTGGTGGGCCGGCGAGGGGGAGAAGCACTTCGTCCGGGTGGTGACCGATCTCGGCATCTACGAGCTCGGCTACGAGTTCGCCACGGGCGAGTGGCGGGTCTACCGCATCTTCGATTGA
- a CDS encoding YpiB family protein, translated as MLRAKREVIDHFSQLRLKNPSSLRFLRHLAETPELLERVSFVLERDFLPNTLVVAEEGSALAGFELQLGAHQREEVSIVNGHLVRQLHRGCAMLVRDPLEAIDALQHLRGRLYVMLAFAGEIPAWYRAVAEPNPAMPVRTDQRRRLEAALQDIVRDQVDMVLLAISLRQQIEEQLEAKDRDAFARTAPLYNAVRQHCLWDL; from the coding sequence ATGCTGCGGGCCAAGCGCGAAGTCATCGACCACTTCAGCCAGCTGCGGCTCAAGAATCCCTCGAGCCTCCGCTTCCTCCGGCATCTCGCCGAAACGCCGGAGCTGTTGGAGCGGGTCAGTTTCGTGCTGGAGCGAGACTTCTTGCCCAACACGCTGGTGGTCGCGGAGGAAGGCAGTGCGCTCGCGGGATTTGAACTCCAGCTGGGCGCCCACCAGCGGGAGGAAGTGAGCATCGTCAACGGCCACCTGGTGCGCCAGCTCCACCGGGGCTGCGCGATGCTCGTCCGGGATCCGCTGGAGGCCATCGACGCGCTCCAGCATCTGCGGGGACGGCTCTACGTCATGCTGGCCTTCGCCGGCGAGATCCCTGCCTGGTACCGGGCGGTCGCGGAACCCAACCCTGCGATGCCGGTGCGAACCGACCAGCGCCGGCGCCTGGAGGCGGCTCTCCAGGACATCGTCCGCGACCAGGTGGACATGGTCCTGCTGGCCATCTCGCTGCGCCAGCAGATCGAAGAACAGCTCGAGGCCAAAGATCGCGACGCCTTCGCCCGCACCGCTCCCCTCTACAACGCGGTGCGCCAGCACTGCCTCTGGGACCTCTGA
- the lepB gene encoding signal peptidase I, with amino-acid sequence MRSTPGRGGGPGSRRVPGPARPPLRRPTREAVWAAVVEFVKTLAGAAILAFLIMTFVARAFTVDGPSMLPSLHNGERLMVDKLTYRFREPQRGEIVVFRYPEDPREHFIKRIIGVPGDWIETGGGRVYVNGRALDEPYLDAPTLGRFGPVQVPPGHYFVMGDNRNNSEDSRDPRVGFVPRNLIEGRALWRFWPLTQMGVLRRPATFAALPPPPQPGAAQAAPALP; translated from the coding sequence ATGCGTTCGACCCCGGGGAGGGGCGGCGGGCCCGGGTCGCGCCGGGTACCGGGTCCGGCCCGCCCTCCTTTGCGACGCCCCACGCGCGAGGCGGTCTGGGCGGCCGTCGTGGAGTTCGTCAAGACGCTGGCCGGCGCGGCCATCCTCGCGTTTCTCATCATGACGTTCGTGGCCCGGGCGTTCACGGTCGATGGGCCGTCCATGCTCCCGTCCCTGCACAACGGCGAGCGGCTGATGGTCGACAAGTTGACGTATCGCTTCCGGGAGCCCCAGCGAGGCGAGATCGTGGTCTTCCGGTACCCGGAAGATCCCCGGGAGCACTTCATCAAGCGGATCATCGGGGTGCCGGGGGACTGGATAGAGACCGGCGGGGGCCGGGTCTACGTCAACGGGCGGGCGCTCGACGAGCCTTACCTGGACGCTCCCACCCTCGGACGGTTCGGGCCGGTCCAGGTGCCGCCCGGGCACTATTTCGTGATGGGCGACAACCGCAACAACAGCGAGGACAGCCGCGACCCGCGGGTGGGCTTCGTGCCTCGCAACCTCATCGAGGGCCGGGCGCTGTGGAGATTCTGGCCGCTCACGCAGATGGGCGTCCTGCGGCGCCCGGCGACGTTCGCCGCGCTGCCCCCTCCGCCCCAGCCGGGGGCGGCGCAGGCGGCGCCGGCCCTACCATGA
- a CDS encoding LysM peptidoglycan-binding domain-containing protein translates to MSPLQDDQSVDPRPPSSLPLGEEPPPSRFRHVGQAVEQGMPRVYLARGVLEFMERCARRPEAEAVAGVLVGRAFRNAASQVFVLVEGAIEAPEVEAASRSVKFTARSWQAVREMLQDRFGSRRAVGWFHARPGEAMQLSPYETFVHQTHFGAGWQFACVLDPQTAQLALWGWRGEVLEPLPGYDVWESEPVGLFTGADVKRAGYFPAEVQSQVAAGAEGAEQWQRGTWPVARAQARIAARRRAAREQAPRWGQAVSRALQGATVLALVFVSAMVVRWGIDRLWPAAGRPGAPAGGQQAAGLPRPGAGAAEPADAVRAGRPAPPTGATEIMGGVPGAPPAPQETPAAPFAAATPERTDASGTSGPAGGPASSDTLTYQVQRGDTLWGVAQRFYGDPGLYRWLAEVNSVADPAHIEVGRRLLLPPRGAEGVRRK, encoded by the coding sequence ATGTCGCCACTGCAGGACGACCAGAGCGTCGACCCCCGCCCTCCCTCGTCGCTCCCTCTGGGAGAAGAACCGCCGCCGTCCAGGTTTCGCCACGTCGGCCAGGCCGTAGAGCAGGGCATGCCCCGCGTCTACCTTGCCCGGGGCGTGCTGGAGTTCATGGAGCGGTGCGCCCGGCGTCCGGAGGCGGAGGCGGTCGCCGGGGTGTTGGTCGGGCGGGCGTTCCGCAATGCCGCTTCCCAGGTTTTCGTGCTGGTGGAGGGGGCCATCGAGGCGCCCGAGGTGGAGGCGGCGAGCCGATCCGTCAAGTTCACGGCCCGCTCGTGGCAGGCGGTCCGGGAGATGTTACAGGACCGCTTCGGCTCGCGCCGGGCCGTCGGGTGGTTCCACGCCCGCCCGGGCGAGGCCATGCAACTGTCGCCGTACGAGACGTTCGTCCACCAGACGCACTTCGGGGCAGGGTGGCAGTTCGCTTGCGTGCTCGACCCCCAGACCGCGCAGCTCGCTCTGTGGGGCTGGCGCGGCGAGGTACTGGAGCCGCTGCCCGGTTACGACGTCTGGGAGTCGGAGCCCGTCGGGCTCTTCACGGGCGCCGACGTGAAGCGCGCCGGCTACTTCCCCGCCGAGGTGCAGAGCCAGGTGGCTGCGGGGGCCGAAGGGGCCGAGCAGTGGCAGCGGGGGACCTGGCCGGTCGCCAGGGCCCAGGCACGGATCGCCGCGCGGCGCCGGGCGGCGCGGGAGCAGGCCCCGCGGTGGGGGCAGGCGGTTTCCAGGGCCCTGCAGGGAGCCACGGTCCTGGCGCTGGTCTTCGTGAGCGCCATGGTGGTGCGCTGGGGCATCGACCGCCTCTGGCCGGCAGCCGGCCGGCCCGGCGCACCTGCCGGCGGCCAGCAGGCGGCCGGCCTCCCGCGCCCCGGAGCAGGGGCCGCAGAGCCGGCCGACGCTGTGCGTGCAGGACGCCCTGCTCCGCCCACGGGCGCGACGGAGATCATGGGGGGCGTGCCGGGTGCTCCGCCGGCGCCGCAAGAGACGCCCGCTGCCCCGTTCGCGGCGGCCACGCCGGAGCGCACCGATGCCTCCGGCACGTCCGGGCCGGCGGGCGGCCCGGCGTCCTCCGATACGCTCACCTACCAGGTGCAGCGAGGTGACACCCTCTGGGGCGTCGCGCAGCGTTTCTACGGCGATCCAGGGCTCTACCGATGGCTGGCCGAGGTCAACTCCGTCGCGGATCCCGCGCACATCGAGGTGGGGCGCCGGCTCCTGCTGCCGCCCCGGGGAGCTGAGGGCGTCCGGCGCAAGTAG
- a CDS encoding Trm112 family protein translates to MTFRELVEILVCPACRHRVTLERQTWLVCANPECRRKYPVREGIPIMLVEEGDKYVDVPVEQLEPLGPEPE, encoded by the coding sequence TTGACGTTCCGAGAGCTCGTGGAAATCCTGGTATGCCCGGCCTGCCGGCACCGGGTCACGCTGGAGCGGCAAACCTGGCTGGTCTGCGCCAACCCGGAGTGCCGCCGCAAGTATCCCGTCCGTGAGGGAATCCCCATCATGCTGGTCGAAGAAGGGGACAAGTACGTGGACGTCCCCGTGGAGCAGCTGGAGCCCCTCGGGCCGGAGCCTGAGTGA
- a CDS encoding metallophosphoesterase family protein encodes MRVAVFSDVHGNRHALEAVLQDAAGHADLLVCAGDLAWGGPFPEAVIRTLRDFRIPCVVGNTDLALLQESGASHPWGRWALGRLSPEDLEFVRGLPLQHRIAPPGGAAPDKSPQEVLVVHSSLDDPARPLPHRTQEEGLEKLFGQAPARVVVHGHDHQAYRVDLRRVTVVGTGSVGLPLDGDPRASYVLLTWAGDGTWQVEHRRIVYDVDGAAQEAQRTGMPGVQRWAVAIRRGLPPDRVSL; translated from the coding sequence ATGCGCGTCGCGGTCTTCTCGGACGTCCACGGCAACCGGCACGCCCTCGAAGCGGTACTCCAGGACGCCGCGGGTCACGCCGACCTCCTGGTATGCGCCGGCGACCTTGCCTGGGGCGGGCCATTCCCGGAGGCGGTCATCCGGACCCTGCGCGACTTCCGGATCCCGTGCGTGGTCGGCAACACCGACCTGGCCCTGCTGCAGGAGTCCGGAGCGTCGCACCCCTGGGGGCGCTGGGCGCTCGGCCGGCTGTCGCCCGAGGACCTCGAGTTCGTGCGAGGGTTACCCTTGCAGCACCGGATCGCGCCTCCGGGCGGTGCCGCGCCCGACAAGTCGCCGCAAGAGGTGCTGGTCGTGCACAGTTCCCTGGATGATCCGGCCCGGCCGCTTCCCCACCGCACCCAGGAAGAGGGGCTCGAGAAGCTGTTCGGCCAGGCGCCCGCCCGGGTCGTGGTACACGGGCACGACCACCAGGCGTACCGGGTCGACCTGCGGCGGGTGACCGTGGTCGGGACGGGCTCCGTCGGTCTTCCGCTGGACGGCGACCCCAGGGCCAGTTACGTGCTGCTGACCTGGGCAGGCGATGGGACCTGGCAGGTGGAGCACCGGCGCATCGTGTACGACGTGGACGGCGCCGCCCAGGAGGCCCAGAGGACCGGCATGCCGGGCGTCCAGCGGTGGGCGGTAGCGATTCGCAGGGGGCTGCCGCCCGATCGGGTCAGCCTGTGA
- the udp gene encoding uridine phosphorylase, translating to MESWHSGASRPQSGGVPYHIRCAPGEVARYVLLPGDPERVPLIARFWDERREVARHREYTTYTGRVGGVPISSTSTGIGGSSTAIAIEELAEIGADTFIRVGTCGAIQPEIACGDLVIVSAAVRLDGASADYVDLAYPAASHYQVTAALVEAAQRLGMRYHVGVSASTATFHLGQSRPGFGGYSQSGAERRIEDLRRARVQVFEMEAATIYTLASLFGLRSGGVMAVVANRVTDEMTYGGIEEAARTASEAVRILAEWDARMKRSGSRYWYPSVG from the coding sequence GTGGAGTCGTGGCACTCAGGGGCATCTCGCCCGCAATCCGGCGGGGTGCCGTATCACATCCGGTGCGCGCCGGGAGAGGTCGCCCGGTACGTGTTGCTGCCCGGAGACCCGGAGCGCGTCCCGCTCATCGCCCGGTTTTGGGACGAGCGACGGGAGGTGGCGCGGCACCGGGAGTACACCACGTACACCGGGCGGGTCGGGGGCGTACCCATCTCGTCGACCTCCACCGGCATCGGCGGGTCGTCGACGGCGATTGCGATCGAAGAGCTGGCCGAGATCGGGGCCGACACGTTCATCCGGGTGGGGACGTGCGGCGCCATCCAGCCGGAGATAGCGTGCGGCGATCTCGTCATCGTGAGCGCGGCGGTGCGGTTGGACGGGGCTTCGGCCGACTACGTCGACCTGGCTTACCCGGCCGCCTCCCACTATCAGGTGACCGCTGCCCTCGTGGAGGCGGCACAGCGTCTGGGCATGCGGTACCACGTGGGCGTCTCCGCCTCGACGGCCACCTTCCACCTGGGGCAGAGCCGGCCCGGTTTCGGAGGCTACTCCCAGAGCGGGGCCGAGCGGCGCATCGAGGATCTGCGCCGGGCTCGGGTGCAGGTCTTCGAGATGGAAGCGGCCACCATCTACACCCTGGCCAGCCTCTTCGGGTTGCGCTCGGGCGGCGTGATGGCCGTGGTGGCCAACCGCGTCACCGACGAGATGACGTACGGCGGCATCGAGGAGGCGGCCCGTACCGCATCGGAGGCCGTGCGTATCCTGGCCGAGTGGGATGCCCGCATGAAGCGCTCAGGGAGCCGGTACTGGTATCCCTCCGTTGGATAA
- a CDS encoding cyclodeaminase/cyclohydrolase family protein, with translation MEPVAEHTVRAFVSELASADPVPGGGAAAAAAGAYGGALVAMVARVARRRVDDEELANHLEEWAHQADQLSESLLALASRDAEAFHQVMRAYRLPKGSESEARARTEAIHQALEHAARVPLQAVETAVRGLDLLSHVMPLVPVVALSDAGVAAWLLRACIEGAALNVRANWQSLPAVPGGTYQHLEEMVARSRSLFDEMRQRLGPLSNGGIPVPAP, from the coding sequence ATGGAGCCCGTAGCAGAGCATACCGTCCGGGCGTTCGTGAGCGAGCTGGCTTCCGCCGACCCGGTGCCGGGCGGGGGAGCGGCGGCGGCCGCGGCCGGCGCGTACGGCGGCGCCCTGGTGGCCATGGTGGCCCGGGTGGCCCGGCGCCGGGTCGACGACGAAGAGCTGGCCAACCACCTGGAGGAGTGGGCCCACCAGGCCGACCAGCTGAGCGAGAGCTTGCTGGCCCTGGCATCACGAGATGCCGAGGCTTTCCACCAGGTGATGCGAGCCTACCGTCTGCCCAAGGGTTCGGAATCGGAGGCGCGGGCCCGCACCGAGGCGATCCATCAGGCGCTCGAGCACGCTGCGCGGGTGCCCCTGCAGGCGGTCGAGACCGCCGTGCGAGGGCTCGACCTGCTCTCCCACGTGATGCCGCTGGTGCCGGTGGTGGCGCTGTCGGACGCGGGGGTGGCCGCGTGGCTCCTGCGGGCTTGCATCGAGGGGGCCGCCCTCAACGTGCGGGCCAACTGGCAGTCACTCCCGGCCGTGCCCGGCGGGACGTACCAGCACCTGGAAGAGATGGTCGCCCGCAGCCGCTCGCTGTTCGACGAAATGCGCCAGCGGCTGGGCCCTTTATCCAACGGAGGGATACCAGTACCGGCTCCCTGA
- the hisC gene encoding histidinol-phosphate transaminase: MHRTSVEVAPQEADGRAHATTATSLPGRRFELRPALETLPRYVPGLSPEDVEPLLRGAGEAGAVKLSSNENPLGPSPRAVEAICRAAWESHRYPDPECRQLRLALARRFGVPAEQIVVANGGDNLITLLAQVMLEPGRSVAIPAVTFASYEIAAHLAGARIERVPMRGPFLDAQAIASAFAAGASVAFVCNPNNPTGTILSGDQVRSIIDAMPGGSLLVLDEAYADFVTDGSYPDGPGLVRDGAPVVVLRTFSKAYGLAGLRVGFALCPPEVARAMWSAREPFSTNRLAEAAALAALEDEAHRLRARDMVLQGREEMMRRLDAMGIGYVPSQANFLWIETPVPSSVLVPRLARLGVLVRPGEIWGQHSFIRVTIGTPAQNRRFVEALQQVLAEAGTGRHQGGSSP, encoded by the coding sequence ATGCACCGCACCTCCGTCGAAGTTGCGCCGCAGGAAGCAGACGGGAGGGCGCACGCCACGACCGCGACCAGTTTGCCCGGCCGCCGCTTCGAGCTCCGCCCGGCGCTCGAGACGCTACCTCGTTACGTGCCGGGGTTGTCGCCCGAAGACGTCGAGCCCCTCCTCCGGGGCGCGGGCGAAGCGGGCGCCGTCAAGCTCTCGTCCAACGAAAACCCGTTGGGACCTTCGCCCCGGGCGGTGGAGGCCATCTGCCGGGCTGCCTGGGAGTCCCACCGGTACCCGGATCCGGAGTGCCGCCAGCTGCGCCTCGCGCTGGCCCGGCGCTTCGGGGTGCCGGCCGAGCAAATCGTGGTCGCCAATGGGGGCGACAACCTCATCACCCTGCTGGCCCAGGTGATGCTGGAGCCCGGGCGCTCCGTGGCCATCCCGGCCGTGACGTTCGCCTCGTACGAGATTGCCGCGCACCTGGCGGGAGCTCGCATCGAGCGGGTCCCGATGCGAGGGCCGTTCCTGGATGCTCAGGCCATTGCCTCGGCCTTCGCGGCAGGTGCCTCCGTGGCTTTCGTCTGCAACCCCAACAACCCCACGGGGACGATCCTCTCCGGGGATCAGGTGCGCTCCATCATCGACGCCATGCCCGGCGGGTCGCTGCTGGTGCTCGACGAGGCGTACGCCGACTTCGTCACGGACGGCTCCTATCCGGACGGCCCCGGTCTCGTGCGGGACGGGGCGCCTGTGGTGGTGCTGCGCACCTTTTCGAAGGCGTACGGGCTGGCAGGGTTACGGGTCGGCTTCGCACTCTGCCCCCCGGAGGTGGCCCGGGCGATGTGGAGCGCCCGTGAGCCGTTTTCGACCAACCGCCTCGCCGAAGCGGCGGCGCTGGCCGCGCTCGAGGACGAAGCCCACCGGCTGCGAGCGCGCGACATGGTGCTGCAGGGCCGGGAGGAGATGATGCGCCGGCTCGACGCCATGGGGATCGGCTACGTGCCGAGCCAGGCCAATTTCCTCTGGATCGAAACGCCGGTGCCGTCCTCCGTGCTGGTGCCGCGGCTTGCCCGCCTGGGCGTGCTGGTACGGCCGGGAGAGATCTGGGGGCAGCACTCCTTCATCCGGGTCACGATAGGGACGCCGGCTCAAAACCGGCGGTTCGTCGAGGCGCTGCAACAGGTACTGGCCGAGGCCGGGACCGGGCGCCACCAGGGAGGGTCGTCCCCCTGA
- a CDS encoding HAL/PAL/TAL family ammonia-lyase, translating into MSLDLLEAVAGVRVAGRPQGRPAVEIDPALLQWLEQGRRVIEAAVDAPRATYGVNTGFGHLGYVRVSPRLAAELQHNLIRSHAIGVGPALTLEQSRAVLFLRLSSLARGYSGVRPAVVLQLAGMLNADRIPVIPAWGSVGASGDLVPLAHVALALVGEGEVWSSQGRRMPAAQALAEAGMAPLRLEAKEGLALVNGTEVTTAVGALALATLERLVITSDIACALTIEALGGSAEPFDARLAELRPHPQALAVAANVRALLQGSGRLRVPGDGPPQDAYSLRAVPAIHGSARSLFAWAAGIAVTEMNSVVDNPLVFPEAQVILSGANFHAQPVALAWDACRIGVATMANVIERRIDRLVNPHTSGGLPPFLTLRSGLRSGLMMAQYVAASLAADCRALAGPWSVHTIPTSAGQEDVVSMGTQAALAFEGAVRRLARLVALELVTAAQAAQYRDAPLSPAGAAVLEWVRAQVPSVHDEDRALSGYVEQVSERVAAGEVIEQVRRASPALRLAGFVPVDGAGPGSGAGGPG; encoded by the coding sequence GTGTCGCTGGACTTGCTCGAGGCCGTGGCCGGCGTGCGGGTCGCCGGGCGCCCCCAAGGGCGGCCGGCCGTGGAGATCGACCCGGCGCTCCTGCAGTGGCTCGAGCAGGGCCGGAGGGTCATCGAAGCCGCCGTGGATGCTCCCCGGGCGACGTACGGGGTCAACACGGGCTTCGGGCATCTCGGGTACGTACGGGTCTCTCCGCGGCTTGCGGCCGAGCTGCAGCACAACCTGATCCGCAGCCACGCCATCGGGGTAGGGCCCGCGCTCACCCTGGAGCAGAGCCGGGCGGTCCTTTTCCTGCGCCTGAGCAGCCTGGCGCGCGGCTACTCGGGAGTTCGCCCGGCGGTGGTCCTGCAGCTGGCCGGCATGCTCAACGCCGACCGCATCCCCGTGATTCCGGCTTGGGGCTCGGTGGGGGCAAGTGGTGACCTGGTGCCTCTGGCCCACGTGGCGCTGGCGCTGGTGGGGGAGGGGGAGGTCTGGTCGTCCCAGGGGCGGCGCATGCCCGCGGCGCAGGCTCTGGCCGAGGCAGGGATGGCGCCGCTGCGCCTGGAGGCGAAGGAGGGCCTCGCCCTGGTCAACGGCACCGAGGTGACCACGGCGGTGGGCGCCCTCGCCCTGGCCACGCTGGAGCGTCTGGTGATCACCTCCGACATCGCCTGCGCCTTGACGATCGAGGCGCTGGGAGGCAGCGCCGAGCCCTTCGATGCGCGCCTTGCGGAGCTCCGGCCGCATCCGCAGGCCCTTGCCGTCGCCGCCAACGTCCGAGCGCTGTTGCAGGGGAGCGGCCGGTTGCGGGTGCCTGGAGATGGGCCGCCGCAGGACGCCTACTCGCTGCGGGCGGTCCCCGCCATTCACGGGTCGGCTCGAAGCCTCTTCGCGTGGGCGGCCGGGATCGCCGTGACCGAGATGAACAGCGTGGTCGACAACCCGCTGGTCTTTCCGGAGGCGCAGGTCATCCTGTCCGGCGCCAACTTCCACGCGCAGCCCGTGGCGCTGGCCTGGGACGCCTGCCGCATCGGGGTGGCGACCATGGCCAACGTCATCGAGCGGCGCATCGACCGGCTCGTCAACCCCCATACGAGCGGGGGGCTCCCTCCGTTCTTGACGCTCCGGAGCGGCTTGCGCTCAGGGCTCATGATGGCTCAATACGTCGCTGCCTCGCTCGCTGCCGATTGCCGGGCCCTGGCCGGGCCCTGGTCGGTGCACACCATCCCGACGTCCGCGGGGCAGGAAGACGTGGTAAGCATGGGCACCCAGGCGGCGCTGGCCTTCGAGGGGGCCGTCCGGCGCCTGGCGCGGCTGGTCGCGCTGGAGCTGGTCACGGCCGCCCAGGCGGCGCAGTACCGGGATGCGCCCCTCAGCCCGGCGGGCGCGGCGGTGCTGGAGTGGGTACGGGCCCAGGTCCCCTCGGTGCACGACGAGGACCGGGCCCTGTCGGGCTACGTCGAGCAGGTGAGCGAGCGGGTCGCGGCCGGCGAAGTCATCGAGCAGGTGCGGCGAGCGTCCCCCGCCCTGCGCCTTGCAGGCTTCGTGCCCGTGGACGGCGCCGGGCCGGGCTCAGGAGCCGGCGGCCCCGGATGA
- a CDS encoding NUDIX hydrolase has product MTASSSSARPRRDFTVAVFVVCNGRVLLMYHRRYGKWLPPGGHVKDGELPDDAAVREVLEESGLLVQLVGQRGIDVASPRQLIRPEGVQLEAIEPGHEHIDFIYFARPVPPCAAGQRPPEPVPNGEARTMGWFSEQEWEGLGLTEEIRLWSRKALRTLQEES; this is encoded by the coding sequence ATGACCGCGTCGTCGAGCTCTGCTCGGCCCCGGCGTGATTTTACCGTAGCCGTCTTCGTCGTGTGCAACGGGCGCGTCCTCTTGATGTACCACCGCCGGTACGGGAAATGGCTGCCTCCGGGAGGACACGTCAAGGATGGCGAGTTGCCGGACGACGCCGCCGTGCGGGAGGTGCTGGAGGAGTCCGGGCTGCTCGTGCAGCTGGTCGGCCAGCGCGGTATCGACGTCGCTTCGCCCCGGCAGCTCATCCGCCCCGAGGGGGTCCAGCTCGAGGCGATCGAGCCGGGGCACGAGCACATCGATTTCATCTACTTCGCACGCCCGGTTCCGCCGTGTGCCGCCGGCCAACGTCCGCCCGAGCCGGTGCCCAACGGCGAGGCCCGCACGATGGGGTGGTTCTCGGAGCAGGAGTGGGAGGGCCTGGGCCTGACCGAGGAGATCCGCCTCTGGTCGAGAAAGGCGCTACGAACCCTGCAGGAAGAGTCTTGA
- the ftcD gene encoding glutamate formimidoyltransferase, with protein sequence MEQAVERVLVECVPNFSEGRRPQVVRAIVEAIAGVSGVYLLDTESDEDHNRSVVTFAGPVEEVLEAAFRGVREAVRQIDLRHHQGGHPRIGAADVVPLVPIRGVTLRDLVPAAQRLGRRIAEELGVPVFLYGEAATSPRRRDLSFLRRGNFEGLQEAMDTDPERRPDFGPAAVHPSAGATVVGVRKPLIAYNVELATADLEVARAIARNVRESSGGLVNVRAMGVRLEKRGTTQVSMNLVDYEKTPIYRAFELVAAEARRHGVAIRSSEIVGLVPEDALLDCAEYYLQLGGTWSRRQILERRLNEVEGPR encoded by the coding sequence GTGGAACAGGCCGTGGAACGGGTGCTCGTGGAGTGCGTGCCCAACTTCAGCGAAGGCCGCCGGCCCCAGGTGGTCCGGGCGATTGTCGAGGCGATCGCCGGCGTATCGGGGGTCTACCTGCTGGATACCGAGTCCGACGAGGACCACAACCGGTCGGTGGTCACGTTCGCCGGACCCGTGGAGGAGGTGCTGGAGGCCGCGTTTCGAGGGGTACGGGAGGCGGTCCGGCAGATCGACTTGCGCCATCATCAGGGCGGGCACCCCCGCATCGGGGCGGCGGATGTCGTGCCGCTGGTGCCGATCCGGGGCGTGACGCTCCGGGACCTGGTGCCCGCCGCACAGCGACTGGGGCGTCGCATCGCCGAAGAGCTCGGGGTGCCGGTCTTCTTGTACGGAGAGGCGGCCACCTCCCCGCGGCGGCGGGACCTGAGCTTTCTGCGGCGGGGCAACTTCGAGGGCCTGCAGGAGGCGATGGACACCGACCCCGAGCGGCGGCCGGATTTCGGGCCCGCCGCGGTGCACCCGTCGGCGGGAGCGACCGTGGTGGGGGTGCGCAAGCCGCTCATCGCCTACAACGTGGAGCTCGCCACGGCGGACCTGGAAGTGGCCCGGGCCATTGCCCGCAACGTGCGGGAGTCGAGCGGAGGCCTGGTCAACGTGCGGGCGATGGGGGTCCGGCTCGAAAAGCGCGGCACCACTCAGGTCTCCATGAACCTGGTCGACTACGAGAAGACGCCGATCTACCGGGCCTTCGAGCTGGTGGCGGCGGAAGCGCGCCGGCACGGGGTGGCGATCCGGTCGAGCGAGATCGTGGGCCTGGTACCGGAAGACGCGCTGCTCGATTGTGCCGAATACTATCTGCAGCTCGGCGGGACGTGGAGCCGCCGCCAGATCCTGGAGCGCCGCTTGAACGAGGTGGAGGGGCCACGCTGA